In Bradyrhizobium guangzhouense, the DNA window TAAACTCGCTATTCCCGTCCATGACGGTGGTCGAAAATATTGCCCTCGCGGTCGTTGCAAATATGCATATCGACGCAAAACTGTGGGGCGCGCTCAATAGGCGCAAGCAGGTTCTGATCGAACTCGAGCGGCTCCTAGACGTTTTTAACCTCAGTGGTTCGGCATGCCAATTGATTTCCAATCTCGCATATGGTCAACGGCGGCTCGTTGAGCTCGCGCTGGCGCTGGCTCTCAAGCCAAAGGTGCTCATTCTCGACGAACCTGCTGCTGGCTTGCCGAAAGAAGACAGCGGAAAACTTTCGGAATTGCTGCGGCGGTTGCCCGCCGACCTCGCAGTCATCGTCATCGAGCACGACATGCAGATCGTTTTTGGTTTCGCTGACCGTATCACGGTGTTGGCAGAGGGAAGCGTGCTGACGCAGGGAACCCCGTCCGAGATTCGAGCAGATGCTAAGGTACGAGAGGTTTACCTCGGACAGGCGCGCAATGACTGATTTGCTGAGACTGGAAGCTGTCACCGCAGGATATGGCTATGGCGCCGCGGCTATTGAAAACGTGGCTCTTTCGCTCCCGAGAGGGTCGTCATTGGCCGTGTTGGGACGCAATGGTGTCGGCAAGACGTCCCTGCTTGCGACCATTATGGGCCTAACGCAAATGGCCTCCGGCAAGATCACATTTGACGGCGGCGAGATCGGAGGCATCGATACCTACGAGCGGGCTCGCCTGGGCCTCGGTTACGTGCCTCAGGAACGAGAGATCTTTCCTTCCCTGACGGTAGAGGAAAACCTTTCCGTTGCAAGGGTTGATCGGGGAAAGTGGAACATTGAATCCGTGTTTGAGCTATTCCCCCGGCTTGCTGAGCGACGGCAGAACTTCGGAAATCATTTGTCGGGTGGAGAGCAGCAGATGCTGGCTGTCGGCCGAGCGCTCGTCAGCAATCCCGCTTTGCTTATTCTCGACGAGCCGTTCGAAGGATTGGCTCCGGTCATTGTTGACCAGCTTGTGGAAGCGCTCAAACGCATCAGAAAAGAAAGCGATATGACGTTTATCCTCGTAGAACACCATGTTGATCTAGCGCTGTCACTAACGGTCCAGGCCCTAATTCTGGATCGAGGCCAAGTGGTTTGGAACGGCAAAAGCAACGATCTGGCGGGCAATAAGTCCGTTCTATCGAGCCTCGTTGGCATCAGCTAGGGAGGTAGACGACCTCCGATTACATACCTACCGGCAACGATACCAGTGCCGAGGTTACGGTACGGGACAATTGCCTCCATCGACATTAATGGCTGTTCCCGTTACGAACGAGGCTAGGTCCGAGGCTAGAAAGCAGGCCACATTCGCAACCTCGGTCACAGTTCCAAGCCGACCGAGACGCACGCTCTTT includes these proteins:
- a CDS encoding ABC transporter ATP-binding protein, coding for MTDLLRLEAVTAGYGYGAAAIENVALSLPRGSSLAVLGRNGVGKTSLLATIMGLTQMASGKITFDGGEIGGIDTYERARLGLGYVPQEREIFPSLTVEENLSVARVDRGKWNIESVFELFPRLAERRQNFGNHLSGGEQQMLAVGRALVSNPALLILDEPFEGLAPVIVDQLVEALKRIRKESDMTFILVEHHVDLALSLTVQALILDRGQVVWNGKSNDLAGNKSVLSSLVGIS
- a CDS encoding ABC transporter ATP-binding protein — its product is MNDTVLEIVGLHKSFGALAVTRNINFRLEIGARHALIGPNGAGKTTLVNLITGALAPSSGSIRLEGRDITRYSPQRRVSLGLARTFQINSLFPSMTVVENIALAVVANMHIDAKLWGALNRRKQVLIELERLLDVFNLSGSACQLISNLAYGQRRLVELALALALKPKVLILDEPAAGLPKEDSGKLSELLRRLPADLAVIVIEHDMQIVFGFADRITVLAEGSVLTQGTPSEIRADAKVREVYLGQARND